agttaaaacaataaacagtttattcaaatttttaattttttaacgcAACGTTGAGGTTGAGGTAAAAAATGATTCGGATAACTATTCAAACATACTATTAAAAAGTCTTATTTTCTCATCAGTAACTCTTATTTACTTCAAATTTACACTCAGGAGTATATGATCATGTAAAACCAAATatgttgataaagaaaaataataaatgtcaaTATAATATAGGTAAGTGTTTAGATATCATCAGtcagaaattttcttttttgctatttgtaattttaaaaataatgaaaataactataatttttttaaaaaaaattgaaagattaaGGAAAAAAGTCCAGAAAAATATAACGAGGGAAATAGAAAtttaatagaagaaaataaataaaacaaaaagttgattttttttctttaaaaaaaggttACTTAACGgaagatttttatatttatataaatagacAACTTGTATAAGAAAAATGGTGGAAAGAATATTCATTTGTTTGAGAGTAAAGCATCATAACTAGACACGCAATAGATATCTCAATCCATTTTAATTGCTCCTCTAGCTATTCATGATCGAGGGCCATTCTCAGCCTCATGTATGCTTTATAGACAGATTCATAGTCTCAAGGCCAAAAATGAGTTTACAGCTAATCTAGCTGAATTTTTCTTTAGTTGACTTAGCAAGTCTTATCTGTCACCTGTGGTGTGTGTAGTTCATCTGTAGTTGGTTGCAATTGCAGCAGACATTAGGATTTGTGGGGTGAGGTGAGCAATTACACCCTCAAATCTAACTCCCATTTCTGTGAAATCAGCCAATTTGAACTCTTTACTACACTTATAATTCTCAATAAATGgaatatgaaatttataattaacagCGAGTGTGCAATCAAGCCCAATAAAATGTAGTTGTAGTTGATTATTAATACTATAGTTTAGATGAGTACAAtgttcaacaaaaaattatccaaGGAGCTTTTTTCCCCTTGATTACTAAGATTcatttgtataattaaaaaacCTCTGGCACCAGACACTTTCATCAGATGCATGTACACAAAAAGAACTTATGAATTATGACAGAATTAGATCATGGATAGGAAGATAACAAAGGTACAGGAATACATGGGGAATTCTTCCAAACCACCGAGTGCAATTTGAGTACCTCTTTGGCTCTCTCCTTAGTCTTAAAACCGCAATTCACTTGAAGCACCAAACACAACTTGGACACAGCCCCAACCTGCAACATTTCATGAAGCACTCTAGCATTGGCAGAATACCTACAAATAGAGGCCAAAATTCTAACCCCTCTTTCACTAGCCACATGAGAGACCCTTAGAATTTTCTTGGACACAATGGCCACTCCTGCCCCATGGTTCAACAACTCTGCACGCCCTTCTGCACACCCACAAAGCTGATCCAAAGCTATCAAAATGAGTTCACATGTTCTTCTTTCCGAGGTGCCGAGAAGTAGCTCGATGAGGACCGAAACTGTACCACCCTCGACCCCTTTGATCCTGTTTCTTCCCCACGGAAAGAGCTCCACAATGAGCTTCAATGCAGCCTTTGAAGCCTGATGCGAGATCTGATCGCAAAGCACGCGCATGATTTCCACAAACAGCGTGGTTTTGACACTGATCAATTGGATTGGATCAGCTACCTCAAATGCTGATCTAAGCAGCATTGTAGCATAGACTCTAGATTGGTAGTTTCCAAGCCTCAGCACATGAAACAATGACTCGATAAAATGAAATTCCTCGTTGTTAATCAGAGTTTTAAGTCGAGCCTCGGAGAGATTGAGGTGGAACAAGACTTCAATAGCTGCTTCACTGAGAACAGTTGAGTCTTCTTGTGTGTTGTTGTTCTTCATTGTTGTGGCCAAGAATTCTATTACTCCAGCAGACTCTAAACATGTTTTGTTCCTTTGGCCTTCAAAGGCAACGGATCGAAGCCTTGTGAGGCACTTGAGTTGCTTCTCTGGGAACCTTTTTGCTTCTGTGAGGAGTTTCACAATCTGAGTTTTGTCTATTGGTGACTTTGGAGTAGGAATGCGTTCAACTCCAAGTGAGGCATTGAGGGTGCACCAGGATTGGATCAGCCTGCGTAGAGTGTGGTTTGGAGTGAGACCATGGTCTAATAGGCACTGCTTAGTAACGGGGCATGTGTTGTTCTTGCATGAAAATAACCATCTCTCTATGTTTTCTCTATCATAAGTGATTCCTGTGCAAACCGTGACAGGGTCCCTCATGAGTTGAAGGGAAATGGGGCAGAGGAAATGGGCAGGGATTTCAATTTCGTCCATGTTTGAAAGGATTGGATTCTCCTAAAAACAATGCAATGGCTTGATGAAAAGAAGGAAGAGATGAGTATTGGCTAGAAATGTGAAGAGTGTAGAGAGTTGAATGAGGATAAGTATTAAGAAGTCAAATTTGTGAATTGTTGAGTAGTAGCTGCTTCTGGTTGTGGCACATTTAGTTGTGTCATGAAATTTGTGGTAGAGAAGATACGAATTGTAATACAAGTTGTTATAAACGATAAAGTCAACACACGGAAATTGAGAGAGAGGGGGAGGGTGAATTAATAACGGCCTTTTCCAAGGTTTcggaaggagaaaaaaaagaggtGTGCGTTACTATAATAATATTAGCGACTTGTATTAGCTTCGATATGTTGgtgatatataataatataaatgatgAATTATATAATTGTAAGGTATTGAGGGAATTAACGTCGGTGTAGACAATAGCAAATTATGCAAATAAAGCCTGATATGGAGGCTTTTGACTAGCATTTATACAAATAAAGTATACGGAGATGCCCATTATTTTTGTAGTATTTGATCTCTGCGGAGACCTTAATGCTTGCATGGTTGTTGCCGACAAGTTCTGATGAGGCTCATGCATTTCGCCATGATTGGATGCTTTCTCACGCTTTTCAGGGCTCAGTCCATTAATGCTTTCTTTGATTGTTTCCTCATAAACGTGTTGGGAGCTGGGATTCTGGGAATTGCTTAGTTAGAGTAATTAAGgctattttttaggaaaaaaaatgtaaattccattaaatctaaaatgatataacaataaataaatgggGTATATTCTGGAGTTAGAGAAATGTTCTTGTTAGTAGTTTTGTAGTTTCTTGTTAGCAAGCGCATGTATCAAGGAAatgttctttttgtaggtttcAAATAAGGTGTTCCTTTTGCTATTTGTAGGCCCTAGTCGCTATCTTCTGGTCTCAATAAATCGATGGCACTAAATGGCTGCAAACATAGTCAAAGACTCATAGACAAGCATCCATACAAGACagaaaatagttatatataaaaGTGCCTACACTTTGTACTTTTGCATATACAACATGTACAACAAAGATTTGAATTTGGGCATTCATTTTCCTAACGAACCTAACTTACACGCAGAAAACGAGCATTTCGGGCAAAAATGAATACGTAAACACTGGAATCACGCAGTCCTGAATAAAAACAATGAGAAACTACACATTATTGTCTACTTGGAACGGTGAAAGGCAGGGAAATACGCCAATTCCTGCATAGCGTTATTAAGACCCCAACATATTTTATGTAAGTTGTCCCTTGCATTGATAGTACTGTATGAACTTTTTTCTTACATTtcgaccaaaaaaaaaaagaatttcttaCACAATATCCGATCATCTTTTCGAAAAAGgtaataaagattaaagaaaCGAAAGTATTGTTTGTTATTAGTTATTTTCgtaaaaataagtttatataaaatataaatcaattttgaagATCTGATCTAGAAATCCATGTGCTACAAAATTATGATTATCCTCATTCACATGGCATTGGAAACTTCGTGCCAGTGTTGGACTAATACCATTTAATTCAAAGATGATTACAAGTTTCACACAGTTAAGAATATAAATTTACgaccaaaataatatataatcaataatgaaataaaaaaaacagttgACTTAAATCTACAGCATTTATGTAAATGTGTCTACACTActgtcatttatttttaattgattattacgTTTAAAAAAAACCTGAGCTATGATAACATTTATCATAACCATTTCTATGGTATAAAAGTgcataattgattatatataaaaatcatatccacagaaaatcaaaattgaactgGATTAAAGCTGCAATCGTAAATGTAACAACTGGAAATCGGCCCTAGGTGAAGGCATTGACTAGAGAAGGCAGTGTGCCGCAAAAGTAACTTAGAAAATGGATTGCCGTCATCTTATTATATAAAGCcacttttttttagttctatGAACTTTGTGTTTAGGTGATTTTATTTGATAGTTACgttgaattgtggaaattgaaaCTGTGAACGGTCAAAGAGAGCAGCGATTTAGCAAAGGTGTGGATATGAGCTAACGATGAATAATATATTCCATTGCTGAATTTGCTGTGAGCTGTGTACCTCGTGATCGTAATAGCcagaatttcattcttttattattttattgcaagCTAACAAATTAATAGACGCAATAACACTGTCAGAACTCGGAACCGGTAGGTGCAGAGACCAGGGCATGGATATGAACCAGAAGGTTCATGATTTGCGGTATACTAATTcatatattgaaaaattatacttgcttatt
Above is a window of Glycine soja cultivar W05 chromosome 12, ASM419377v2, whole genome shotgun sequence DNA encoding:
- the LOC114379322 gene encoding E3 ubiquitin-protein ligase PUB23-like isoform X2 — translated: MDEIEIPAHFLCPISLQLMRDPVTVCTGITYDRENIERWLFSCKNNTCPVTKQCLLDHGLTPNHTLRRLIQSWCTLNASLGVERIPTPKSPIDKTQIVKLLTEAKRFPEKQLKCLTRLRSVAFEGQRNKTCLESAGVIEFLATTMKNNNTQEDSTVLSEAAIEVLFHLNLSEARLKTLINNEEFHFIESLFHVLRLGNYQSRVYATMLLRSAFEVADPIQLISVKTTLFVEIMRVLCDQISHQASKAALKLIVELFPWGRNRIKGVEGGTVSVLIELLLGTSERRTCELILIALDQLCGCAEGRAELLNHGAGVAIVSKKILRVSHVASERGVRILASICRYSANARVLHEMLQVGAVSKLCLVLQVNCGFKTKERAKEKWELDLRV
- the LOC114379322 gene encoding E3 ubiquitin-protein ligase PUB23-like isoform X1; the encoded protein is MDEIEIPAHFLCPISLQLMRDPVTVCTGITYDRENIERWLFSCKNNTCPVTKQCLLDHGLTPNHTLRRLIQSWCTLNASLGVERIPTPKSPIDKTQIVKLLTEAKRFPEKQLKCLTRLRSVAFEGQRNKTCLESAGVIEFLATTMKNNNTQEDSTVLSEAAIEVLFHLNLSEARLKTLINNEEFHFIESLFHVLRLGNYQSRVYATMLLRSAFEVADPIQLISVKTTLFVEIMRVLCDQISHQASKAALKLIVELFPWGRNRIKGVEGGTVSVLIELLLGTSERRTCELILIALDQLCGCAEGRAELLNHGAGVAIVSKKILRVSHVASERGVRILASICRYSANARVLHEMLQVGAVSKLCLVLQVNCGFKTKERAKEVLKLHSVVWKNSPCIPVPLLSSYP